One stretch of Candidatus Rickettsiella isopodorum DNA includes these proteins:
- a CDS encoding LexA family protein: MSRAYRCIISHSYLIPYLSSAVHAGFPSPADDFLEGHLDLNEYLIHHPTATYYVRVKGESMINAGIRDGDLLIVDRSLEPRDNKVVIAIVDGQLTVKRLKKLKNQQFVLIAENPDFPAIAVNEENNVSIWGIVTNVIHPL, encoded by the coding sequence ATGTCCCGTGCTTATCGATGCATTATCTCTCATTCTTATCTTATTCCTTACCTCTCATCAGCAGTGCATGCTGGGTTTCCTTCTCCGGCAGATGATTTTTTAGAAGGACACCTCGATCTCAATGAATACTTGATTCATCATCCTACAGCTACTTACTACGTACGGGTTAAAGGCGAATCGATGATTAATGCGGGTATTCGCGATGGTGACCTCTTAATTGTCGATCGGAGTTTGGAGCCTCGTGATAACAAGGTGGTAATTGCCATCGTTGATGGTCAATTAACTGTAAAACGACTTAAAAAATTAAAGAATCAACAATTTGTTTTGATAGCAGAGAACCCAGATTTTCCCGCAATTGCCGTGAATGAGGAAAATAATGTCAGTATTTGGGGAATAGTCACCAATGTCATTCATCCGTTGTAA